One segment of Tepidimicrobium xylanilyticum DNA contains the following:
- a CDS encoding GerAB/ArcD/ProY family transporter produces the protein MENKDRISNQQIKALLVTTAIGVGVLSLPSDVAMILENDGWIAILLGGLIPIPIILMTNRLLKMYPNKSFFEICKQVMNPIVAYLFFILFFIYTIVVQSYVSRLFAEVIKAYLLETTPMGVIILAMLFSVSYIARSRIEVLARVAVMVYPIILAFPILLLVVNLPDLDYTNIFPLFNINYGEIPNGAVTAYFSYIGYEIVLLAFNISDDKSNSLKYSLRGLYTVIGIYLIIFFVTLSQYGIYQLKREIWPTIAVIKEIDLPGYFVENLDGIMMAVWVMVVYSTLGSFAHMAGIALKEIFRTNTHEVFTLLLVPIIYAISLIPHNLITTYKIMGGFLSYLTLIGTIILPTITFIVAYIKKRRMKT, from the coding sequence ATGGAAAACAAAGATAGAATATCTAATCAACAAATAAAGGCTTTATTGGTTACTACTGCAATTGGTGTTGGCGTATTGTCGCTACCTAGCGATGTGGCCATGATATTGGAAAATGATGGCTGGATTGCAATACTTTTAGGAGGACTAATTCCTATTCCTATTATATTAATGACAAATAGACTGCTTAAAATGTATCCCAACAAATCCTTTTTTGAGATTTGCAAACAAGTGATGAATCCTATTGTAGCTTATCTATTTTTTATATTGTTCTTTATCTATACCATAGTGGTGCAAAGCTATGTTAGTAGGCTTTTTGCAGAAGTAATTAAGGCTTACTTACTGGAAACTACCCCCATGGGAGTAATTATTTTAGCTATGTTATTTTCAGTATCCTACATAGCAAGATCCAGAATAGAAGTTTTAGCAAGGGTAGCAGTAATGGTTTATCCCATCATACTAGCTTTTCCTATTTTATTGTTGGTTGTCAATTTGCCGGATTTAGACTATACTAATATATTCCCTCTATTCAACATAAATTATGGTGAAATACCCAATGGGGCAGTGACGGCGTACTTTTCCTATATTGGATACGAGATAGTATTATTAGCCTTCAACATTTCAGATGATAAGAGTAATTCTTTAAAATACAGTTTGAGAGGTTTATATACTGTAATAGGTATATATTTAATCATATTCTTCGTAACCTTATCCCAATATGGAATCTATCAACTTAAGAGGGAAATATGGCCTACCATAGCAGTAATTAAGGAAATCGATTTGCCTGGATACTTTGTAGAAAACCTAGATGGAATTATGATGGCGGTTTGGGTAATGGTAGTATATAGCACACTAGGGTCTTTTGCTCATATGGCTGGAATCGCACTAAAGGAAATCTTTCGAACTAATACCCATGAAGTCTTTACACTATTATTGGTACCGATCATATATGCTATTTCACTAATACCACATAATTTAATTACTACTTATAAGATCATGGGGGGTTTTTTAAGCTATTTGACCTTAATTGGAACCATCATTTTGCCTACCATTACTTTTATAGTAGCCTATATTAAGAAGAGGAGGATGAAGACATGA
- a CDS encoding spore germination protein translates to MEELSKDLNDNVEKLKTIFKDVGDVVFRFIEIGDDSKRRACLVFIDELVDKNLLSEYAIQLLLTKENVYNFDTKLFKKDLINALANRAIAIAEIKEENRLEKIVDAILSGQTVLFVEGVKMALILDAKGGTSRGINEPQAETVVRGPRDGFGEVLKVNMSLIRRRIRDPNLKVKMVQVGRRSKTDVAIMYIEDIVNDKIVEEVNKRIEQVDIDAIIDSSTLEFLIEDNYLSPFPQVEATERPDTVVASIYEGRVGILVDNTPFALIVPATIGTIFQSAEDHYSRWTITSLIRVLRIFAAFLSALAPALYIAITSFHPGLIPTRLTYYLGASRINVPFPAVVEAFLMEITLELLRESGTRIAGPVGSTIGIVGGLIIGQAAVEAGIVSPLMIIIVAITTISAFALPNYEWASGFRFVRFIYMILAAILGLYGVMLGVVVLFVHLAKLESFGVPYTAPYSGLGIKEGDLKDTVIKAPVQKLKFRPAFTFAKNKRRMGKDNNGKQR, encoded by the coding sequence ATGGAAGAACTCAGTAAGGACTTAAATGACAATGTGGAGAAATTAAAAACAATATTTAAGGATGTGGGAGATGTAGTATTCCGTTTTATAGAAATAGGAGATGATTCAAAGAGAAGAGCTTGCTTAGTGTTTATAGATGAACTAGTAGACAAAAATCTATTAAGCGAATATGCTATACAGCTTCTACTTACCAAAGAGAATGTTTATAACTTTGATACAAAATTGTTTAAAAAGGATTTAATAAATGCTCTTGCTAATAGAGCCATTGCCATAGCGGAGATAAAAGAGGAAAATAGATTAGAAAAAATAGTAGATGCCATATTGTCTGGGCAAACGGTTCTTTTTGTAGAAGGGGTAAAAATGGCTCTAATATTAGATGCAAAAGGTGGAACTTCTAGAGGTATTAACGAACCTCAGGCAGAAACGGTTGTTAGAGGACCTCGAGATGGGTTTGGAGAAGTTTTAAAGGTTAACATGTCTCTAATTCGCAGGCGAATTAGAGACCCGAATCTAAAGGTAAAAATGGTTCAGGTAGGTAGAAGGTCTAAAACTGATGTTGCAATAATGTATATTGAAGACATTGTAAATGACAAGATAGTAGAAGAGGTAAATAAAAGGATTGAACAGGTGGACATAGATGCCATAATCGATAGTTCCACATTGGAGTTTTTAATAGAGGATAATTATCTATCTCCTTTTCCCCAAGTGGAAGCTACTGAAAGGCCAGATACGGTAGTGGCTTCCATATATGAAGGAAGGGTAGGGATATTGGTGGACAATACTCCCTTTGCATTAATAGTTCCTGCCACCATAGGCACCATATTTCAATCGGCAGAAGATCATTATAGCCGTTGGACTATCACATCCCTTATTAGGGTATTAAGGATTTTTGCTGCCTTTTTATCTGCTTTAGCTCCTGCTTTGTACATAGCTATAACCTCTTTCCATCCAGGTCTAATACCTACTAGGCTAACTTATTATTTAGGGGCTAGCAGAATAAATGTGCCTTTTCCTGCAGTAGTAGAGGCTTTTTTAATGGAGATAACTTTAGAGTTGTTAAGGGAATCGGGTACTAGGATTGCTGGACCAGTAGGATCCACCATAGGCATAGTAGGGGGATTGATAATTGGTCAGGCAGCAGTAGAAGCGGGAATAGTAAGCCCTCTTATGATAATCATAGTAGCCATAACTACTATTTCTGCCTTTGCTTTGCCCAATTATGAATGGGCTTCAGGATTTAGATTCGTAAGGTTTATCTATATGATATTAGCAGCTATATTGGGATTATATGGTGTGATGTTAGGTGTAGTGGTGTTATTTGTCCATTTGGCAAAACTGGAAAGCTTTGGAGTACCTTATACAGCTCCTTATTCTGGTTTGGGAATTAAAGAAGGAGATTTAAAGGATACTGTAATAAAAGCTCCTGTACAGAAATTGAAATTTAGACCTGCATTTACATTTGCTAAGAATAAAAGAAGGATGGGAAAAGATAATAATGGAAAACAAAGATAG
- a CDS encoding CLC_0170 family protein, whose amino-acid sequence MYGIMLILKTVFDKYAIIVILLTVLFSLLIDAPKYRAKGFFKECKIVRIFSYLYIIIGIMIFIFLKVV is encoded by the coding sequence TTGTATGGAATTATGCTAATTTTGAAAACCGTATTTGATAAGTATGCAATAATAGTCATCCTGTTAACGGTTTTGTTTTCACTGCTAATAGATGCTCCTAAATATAGGGCTAAGGGTTTTTTTAAGGAATGTAAGATAGTCAGAATATTTTCCTATTTGTACATAATTATTGGAATAATGATATTCATATTTTTAAAGGTTGTTTAG
- the ispE gene encoding 4-(cytidine 5'-diphospho)-2-C-methyl-D-erythritol kinase — MNEIALESYAKINLALDILYKRDDGYHEINTIMQQIDLKDRVVIRNKDSGIDIQCNNKDVPIDRNNLVYKAWEKIREKTGINRGVGIIIDKKIPIAAGLAGGSSNGGAVLKGLNLLWDLNLSDEELMEIGKKIGADVPFCIMGGTAWARGIGEKLTKLKGFSGYNILLANVGIPVSTEWVYKNMDLKSIHKRIDIEKVIKYMEEGNLLKLGQSIENVMESVVMTKYPQVKMVKEDMIKFGALGSLMSGSGPTVFGLFDDEEKLYRCKRELEKKVPNVFVTKTL; from the coding sequence ATGAATGAGATAGCCTTAGAATCTTATGCTAAAATCAATTTGGCCTTGGATATTTTATATAAAAGAGACGACGGATACCATGAAATAAATACTATAATGCAGCAGATAGATCTAAAGGATAGGGTGGTAATTAGAAACAAGGATAGTGGAATAGATATTCAATGTAATAATAAGGATGTACCTATAGATAGGAATAATCTAGTATATAAGGCTTGGGAGAAAATAAGGGAAAAAACTGGAATAAATAGGGGCGTTGGAATAATAATAGATAAAAAAATTCCTATAGCAGCCGGATTAGCTGGCGGCAGTTCCAATGGAGGAGCAGTACTTAAGGGGTTAAATCTATTATGGGATTTAAACCTATCGGATGAGGAATTGATGGAAATAGGCAAGAAGATTGGAGCTGATGTGCCCTTTTGCATAATGGGAGGTACTGCCTGGGCTAGAGGAATTGGGGAAAAATTAACTAAATTGAAGGGTTTTTCGGGATACAATATATTATTGGCCAATGTAGGAATACCTGTATCCACAGAATGGGTATATAAAAATATGGATTTAAAATCGATCCATAAAAGGATTGATATTGAAAAAGTAATTAAATACATGGAAGAAGGAAACCTTTTAAAGCTTGGTCAAAGTATAGAAAATGTAATGGAATCTGTGGTAATGACAAAATATCCTCAAGTAAAGATGGTCAAAGAGGATATGATTAAATTTGGAGCCTTAGGTAGCTTGATGAGTGGTAGCGGTCCTACCGTTTTTGGCCTATTTGATGACGAGGAAAAGCTCTATAGATGTAAAAGGGAGTTAGAGAAAAAAGTTCCTAATGTTTTTGTAACAAAGACCCTTTAG
- a CDS encoding SPOCS domain-containing protein: MMEIIKDTLKVEEQRGFEEIESLIETEIYLDQTKAEIGEILWIDGKVEILSTKIIKDKILINGLLKFKVIYRSNEEELNIYTLETNKDFREEIEIDGIAENMAGEVKPNLEYIEYELEDERKVSLRALVKMVGKVEETVMVEIIEEVVGDDHLQLLKEKIQYNDVLERDESYALIKEAFEVGENQPEIEEILKLDFHPYEKEYSISADRIIVSGIVETSIIYFGENKLNSIKREIPFTHFIELSNIEYDSKCQLNMEVVNGEFELRENLEGRLKIVDLELKIKIKSKIYSQREKEVIIDAYSTERKINLKTEEIRIMENIKDITVKESISKEINVINFKEIYLVEAYPIVVDSQYVEDKVMVEGILTLNIYYQDDVEDEIRTIKEELPFKSYITAEGLDSHIIINSDTSLEELHYNLKDKVLHISGTIKNHIFINRERKIKIISEMEETDELIDKKSWPSIIIYMVQKDDILWDIAKRYNTTVEEIIESNNIISPSSLMPGEKIIIEKKIRMEF; this comes from the coding sequence ATGATGGAAATAATCAAAGACACTCTAAAGGTGGAGGAACAAAGAGGTTTTGAAGAGATAGAGTCTTTAATCGAAACGGAAATTTACCTAGATCAAACTAAGGCTGAAATAGGCGAAATCCTCTGGATTGATGGTAAAGTTGAAATACTTAGTACTAAGATAATAAAGGACAAAATATTGATAAACGGATTATTAAAATTCAAAGTAATATATAGGTCTAATGAGGAGGAGTTAAATATATATACTCTTGAAACTAATAAAGATTTTAGGGAAGAGATAGAAATAGATGGAATAGCGGAAAATATGGCTGGAGAGGTAAAACCTAATTTAGAATACATAGAATATGAACTAGAAGATGAAAGAAAGGTTTCTTTAAGGGCCTTAGTTAAAATGGTAGGGAAAGTTGAAGAAACCGTTATGGTAGAAATAATTGAAGAGGTAGTAGGAGATGACCACCTTCAGCTTTTGAAGGAGAAGATTCAGTATAATGATGTATTGGAAAGGGATGAATCTTATGCTTTGATAAAGGAGGCTTTTGAGGTAGGAGAGAACCAACCAGAAATTGAAGAAATCTTGAAATTAGACTTTCATCCCTATGAAAAGGAATATTCCATTTCAGCAGATAGGATAATAGTTTCTGGAATAGTGGAAACTTCCATCATATATTTTGGGGAGAATAAGCTAAATTCTATAAAAAGGGAAATACCATTTACCCATTTCATAGAACTTTCCAATATAGAATACGACTCAAAATGTCAATTGAATATGGAGGTGGTCAATGGGGAATTTGAATTAAGGGAGAATTTAGAAGGAAGATTAAAGATAGTTGATTTGGAGTTGAAGATAAAGATAAAATCTAAAATATATAGTCAAAGGGAAAAAGAAGTAATTATCGATGCTTATTCTACTGAAAGAAAAATCAATCTAAAGACGGAAGAAATAAGGATAATGGAGAATATAAAGGATATCACCGTTAAGGAAAGTATATCTAAAGAAATAAACGTGATTAACTTCAAGGAAATATATCTGGTGGAAGCCTATCCAATAGTAGTAGATAGTCAATATGTTGAGGATAAGGTGATGGTAGAGGGAATATTGACTCTTAATATTTACTACCAAGACGATGTAGAAGACGAAATAAGAACCATTAAGGAGGAGCTGCCTTTTAAATCTTATATTACCGCTGAAGGACTAGATAGTCATATTATAATAAATTCGGATACGAGTCTTGAGGAATTACATTATAATTTAAAGGATAAGGTGCTTCACATAAGTGGAACCATTAAAAATCATATATTTATTAATAGGGAGAGGAAGATAAAAATAATTAGTGAAATGGAAGAAACAGATGAACTAATCGATAAGAAGAGCTGGCCTAGCATAATAATATACATGGTTCAAAAAGATGATATTCTTTGGGACATAGCTAAACGGTACAATACCACCGTTGAAGAGATAATAGAATCGAATAATATCATCTCCCCCTCCAGTCTAATGCCAGGGGAAAAGATAATCATTGAAAAGAAAATCCGTATGGAATTCTAG
- the speD gene encoding adenosylmethionine decarboxylase codes for MDSKRLGRHILVEFYNCDNELLNDAGKIKEYMVEAANVAKATVVESIFHTFNPWGVSGVVVIQESHLTIHTWPEYGYAAVDLFTCGEDVDPWIAFDYLKEKFKAEKTETVEINRGNVKKIYNYSQGKYKNIVFKPQSIEA; via the coding sequence ATGGACAGTAAAAGGTTAGGAAGGCATATTTTAGTCGAATTCTACAATTGTGATAATGAATTACTAAATGATGCTGGCAAAATAAAAGAATATATGGTGGAGGCTGCAAATGTAGCAAAAGCAACCGTTGTAGAATCTATATTCCACACCTTTAACCCTTGGGGAGTCAGTGGTGTAGTAGTGATACAGGAATCCCATCTAACAATCCATACATGGCCTGAATATGGATATGCAGCTGTAGATTTATTTACCTGTGGTGAAGATGTAGACCCTTGGATTGCCTTTGATTATTTAAAGGAAAAATTTAAAGCGGAAAAAACGGAAACCGTTGAGATAAATCGAGGAAATGTTAAAAAAATTTATAATTATTCTCAAGGAAAATATAAGAACATCGTTTTTAAGCCTCAATCTATTGAGGCCTAA
- the speE gene encoding polyamine aminopropyltransferase has product MELWFDEMHNKYSKLSMKVKEHLCSVESPFQKIDVLDTYEYGRVLVLDGFIMLTEKDEFVYHEMIVHTPLAVNPDIKKVLVIGAGDGGTLRELTRYKTIESIDFVEIDKMVVEISKKYLPFLNKGFDDERITAYFKDGIEFVKGKENIYDLIIIDSTDPIGPGEGLFTTEFYNNCYKALNNKGILVNQCESAFYEKDRAEFERAIKKLKNIFPITEVYQANIPTYASGNWLFGFASKNYHPIKDHKPAEWEKLKLDTKYYNSKLHKGSFYLPNYILDILGK; this is encoded by the coding sequence ATGGAATTGTGGTTTGATGAGATGCATAACAAATATAGTAAGCTTTCCATGAAGGTAAAAGAGCATCTCTGTTCCGTGGAAAGCCCATTTCAGAAAATCGATGTATTGGATACCTATGAATATGGTAGAGTGCTAGTATTAGACGGATTCATAATGCTCACAGAAAAAGATGAATTCGTATATCACGAGATGATAGTCCACACTCCCTTGGCAGTCAATCCAGATATAAAAAAGGTACTGGTAATAGGAGCTGGAGATGGAGGAACTTTAAGGGAGTTAACGAGGTACAAGACCATTGAATCCATCGATTTTGTTGAAATAGATAAGATGGTAGTTGAAATTTCTAAGAAATACCTGCCATTTTTGAATAAGGGGTTCGATGATGAAAGAATTACTGCCTATTTTAAAGACGGAATAGAATTCGTTAAGGGTAAGGAAAACATATACGACTTAATTATCATAGATTCTACAGATCCAATAGGGCCGGGGGAAGGACTTTTTACAACGGAATTTTACAATAACTGCTACAAAGCCCTAAATAATAAGGGAATACTGGTAAATCAGTGTGAATCCGCCTTTTATGAAAAAGATAGAGCTGAATTTGAAAGGGCTATAAAAAAACTTAAAAACATTTTCCCTATAACTGAGGTATATCAAGCTAATATACCTACTTATGCCTCAGGGAATTGGTTATTTGGATTTGCATCCAAAAACTACCATCCCATTAAAGATCATAAGCCTGCAGAATGGGAAAAACTAAAATTAGACACAAAATACTATAATAGTAAGCTGCACAAAGGTTCATTTTACTTGCCAAACTATATTTTGGATATTCTTGGGAAATAA
- a CDS encoding AraC family transcriptional regulator produces MKKEAVQFIVNKPFNVSILSIKKYPIHWHEDVTEILLPLKGSIEVNANFEHILVKEGDFWFVNNKSIHSIRSSSKAIVAVFHIDLNYFEKYFKYIKYMFFRNNMYSQGNTRIESDNYDDDIRKGYKTRFRNLLVSVLTDITSQDPLAEELTRDSMYQLVASMVQEFNWLQFLKKSNDFISPLQLDRYHRIVKYIDEHYHEKITLDDIAKQEFITKNYFSHLWKNLSHFSFNERLNYERTLKSEFLLLSTNMSIATIAEKCGFSDVKYYYKHFRRWYGVKPLEHKKRCQEYMDSQFDYEELDLSSMANIIKSYIKEIVIPDYSQDNIWKTSYLFDNFVKMKYLYKFDKITPQPPPRSVIVNVLNPSNFKNKEGKFYFNWQNIDLLVNFSETSDFKINIKLDCQFLDDFSYKDIIHTFLDSCIYRYRIVTIEKWNFVINYQDEKSFNVAIGIGNIIHDKIQNANIRYYFEI; encoded by the coding sequence ATGAAAAAGGAAGCAGTCCAGTTCATAGTTAATAAACCTTTTAACGTATCGATACTATCCATAAAAAAATACCCCATCCACTGGCATGAAGATGTAACTGAAATTCTATTACCCCTTAAGGGCTCTATTGAGGTAAATGCTAATTTCGAGCATATATTAGTCAAGGAAGGGGATTTCTGGTTTGTAAATAATAAATCGATCCATTCCATACGAAGCTCATCTAAGGCAATAGTAGCAGTATTTCATATCGATCTAAACTATTTCGAAAAATATTTTAAATATATTAAGTATATGTTCTTTAGAAACAATATGTACTCCCAAGGCAATACTAGGATAGAAAGCGATAATTATGACGATGATATAAGAAAGGGGTATAAAACCAGATTCAGAAACCTATTAGTAAGCGTCCTTACAGATATAACCAGCCAAGACCCACTAGCAGAAGAATTAACTCGAGACTCCATGTATCAGTTGGTAGCTTCTATGGTCCAAGAGTTTAATTGGCTCCAGTTCTTAAAAAAGAGCAACGATTTTATTAGTCCTTTACAACTGGACAGGTATCATAGAATAGTCAAGTACATAGATGAACATTATCATGAAAAAATTACTCTAGACGACATCGCTAAACAGGAATTCATAACCAAAAATTATTTTTCCCATCTCTGGAAGAATTTAAGCCATTTCAGCTTCAATGAACGCCTCAATTATGAACGAACATTAAAATCCGAATTCCTCTTATTATCAACCAATATGAGTATAGCAACTATAGCAGAAAAATGTGGTTTTTCAGACGTGAAATATTACTATAAGCATTTTAGACGATGGTATGGAGTAAAACCATTAGAACATAAGAAAAGATGCCAAGAATATATGGACTCTCAGTTCGATTATGAAGAACTCGACCTTTCCAGCATGGCCAATATAATTAAATCTTATATTAAAGAGATTGTAATACCCGATTACTCCCAAGATAATATTTGGAAAACTAGTTACCTATTTGATAATTTTGTTAAGATGAAATATCTGTACAAATTCGATAAAATCACACCACAACCACCTCCTAGAAGCGTTATAGTCAATGTGCTTAATCCCAGTAATTTCAAGAATAAGGAGGGTAAATTCTATTTTAATTGGCAGAACATCGACCTTTTGGTCAATTTTAGTGAAACATCCGATTTTAAGATTAATATTAAGCTGGACTGCCAATTTTTAGACGACTTTTCCTATAAAGATATCATACATACCTTTTTAGATTCCTGTATATATCGCTATAGGATTGTAACCATTGAAAAATGGAATTTTGTAATTAATTATCAAGACGAGAAATCCTTTAATGTGGCAATAGGGATCGGAAACATAATTCACGATAAAATTCAAAATGCTAATATTAGGTACTACTTCGAGATATAG
- a CDS encoding Veg family protein encodes MLEKNSLAKIRKNVEDCVGKKVILKANKGRKKTTIREGILEEAYPSLFVVKICNQFDMVRRVSYTYSDILTETVEVTICDDEDRQIKIS; translated from the coding sequence TTGTTGGAAAAGAATAGTTTGGCGAAAATCCGTAAGAACGTAGAAGATTGTGTCGGGAAAAAGGTAATATTGAAGGCAAATAAAGGAAGAAAGAAGACCACGATTAGGGAAGGTATATTGGAAGAAGCTTATCCAAGTTTGTTCGTAGTTAAGATTTGTAATCAATTCGATATGGTTCGAAGAGTTTCTTACACTTATTCAGACATACTGACGGAAACTGTGGAAGTCACAATCTGTGATGATGAAGATAGACAGATAAAAATAAGTTAA
- a CDS encoding N-acetylmuramoyl-L-alanine amidase: protein METDFKIKYINIEKDKEMEVSLEKMVGILLNLEMDTNFHIEALKAQAIIIRTNLVKKPMVEGGDFIDIWEDESAEKIIEAVKDTEGLVILFNDKPIDARYHICCGGSTENSENVIDNQIVYLRRVLCDYCKDTTYWRREKDFSLDEMENALKVKFPSMDIGVESEIAGFIEDIERDERGRVLSIKVAGRKISGEELARLLGLNSTRYAIFPTGIKFVTRGKGHGLGFCQYGANKMAQQGYSYFDILKYYYTGVEIRKYLLPCIKKPLYGKTIIIDPGHGGDDKGFEGDSIGLIEKDVVLKLALKLKLLLEELGMKVHLTRNKDENILITDRIEEANKLKADFFVSIHMDYFNCSNQKGCEIFHFRKDYDSQRLGFCILKNLKDKGIPIRGVKEGNFYIFRGVSTSSLLIEIGYLSNPEEEAKFLEDSYMEDLAEGVVKGILEYYQ from the coding sequence ATGGAGACAGATTTCAAAATTAAATATATAAATATAGAAAAGGATAAAGAAATGGAAGTGTCCCTGGAAAAAATGGTTGGCATATTATTGAATTTGGAAATGGATACTAATTTTCATATAGAGGCTTTAAAGGCTCAGGCAATAATAATTAGGACAAACTTAGTAAAAAAACCAATGGTAGAAGGAGGAGATTTTATAGATATATGGGAGGATGAAAGTGCCGAAAAGATAATAGAGGCTGTTAAGGATACTGAGGGTTTGGTAATTCTATTTAATGACAAGCCTATAGATGCAAGATATCACATATGCTGTGGCGGGAGTACGGAGAATTCGGAAAACGTAATAGATAATCAGATAGTCTATCTTAGAAGGGTTTTATGCGATTATTGTAAGGATACCACCTATTGGAGGAGGGAGAAGGATTTCAGCCTTGATGAAATGGAAAATGCATTAAAAGTAAAGTTTCCTTCCATGGATATAGGCGTAGAATCTGAGATTGCTGGATTTATAGAAGACATAGAAAGGGATGAACGGGGAAGGGTGTTGTCAATTAAGGTTGCAGGTAGAAAAATTTCAGGAGAGGAATTAGCTAGACTATTAGGTTTAAATTCCACCAGATATGCTATATTTCCAACGGGAATTAAATTTGTTACTAGGGGAAAAGGACATGGGCTGGGATTTTGCCAATATGGAGCTAATAAAATGGCCCAACAAGGATATAGCTATTTTGATATATTGAAATATTACTATACAGGAGTAGAAATAAGAAAATATTTGCTTCCCTGTATAAAAAAGCCTCTTTATGGGAAAACAATAATAATAGATCCAGGACATGGAGGAGATGATAAGGGATTTGAAGGAGATTCAATAGGACTCATAGAAAAGGATGTTGTCCTTAAACTTGCATTAAAGCTAAAGCTGCTATTGGAAGAGCTAGGCATGAAAGTTCATTTAACTAGGAATAAGGATGAAAACATACTCATTACTGATAGGATAGAAGAGGCTAATAAACTGAAAGCAGATTTTTTTGTGAGCATTCATATGGATTATTTTAATTGCTCTAATCAAAAAGGGTGTGAAATATTCCATTTTAGGAAGGATTACGATAGTCAAAGGCTAGGTTTCTGTATTCTGAAGAACTTAAAGGATAAAGGGATACCAATAAGGGGAGTAAAAGAGGGAAATTTTTATATTTTCAGAGGCGTTAGTACCAGCTCCTTATTAATAGAAATTGGCTATCTATCCAATCCAGAAGAGGAAGCTAAGTTTTTAGAAGATAGCTACATGGAAGACCTGGCTGAGGGAGTAGTAAAAGGGATTTTAGAATATTATCAATAA